One part of the Micrococcus sp. 2A genome encodes these proteins:
- a CDS encoding LysR family transcriptional regulator, which yields MALRRLTDRILDLDTLEVLVRVAETGSLTRAAEVLGVTQQAVSARLRAAEQATGQPLAHRTASGTALTDAGRVVLGLAVPVLEASRRLEAGVAALREPAGSLVIAASQTIAELLLPGWLLTHRAATPDASVRLIAGNSADVTDLVRSGAADVGFTETPAAPIGLSSLVVDEDELVVVVAPHHPWASASAITSDDLAETPLLLREEGSGTRSTVEAWLDDAGLTLVPPAAVLETTGIIRANARAGIAPAVMSLRTVDTDLEDGALVRALLLGPPLIRPLRAIWSGRPGPAVTAFLDTARSSSTGGQISP from the coding sequence GTGGCACTGCGGCGGTTGACGGACCGGATCCTGGACCTCGACACCCTCGAGGTCCTCGTCCGCGTCGCGGAGACCGGGTCGTTGACCCGCGCGGCCGAGGTGTTGGGGGTGACACAGCAGGCGGTGTCTGCGCGCTTGCGTGCCGCGGAGCAGGCGACCGGTCAGCCGCTGGCGCACCGGACGGCATCCGGGACCGCGCTGACCGACGCCGGCCGGGTGGTGCTCGGTCTCGCCGTCCCGGTGTTGGAGGCCTCCCGGCGGCTTGAAGCAGGCGTCGCCGCGCTGCGGGAACCGGCGGGATCCCTCGTGATCGCAGCGTCGCAGACGATCGCCGAACTCCTGCTGCCCGGATGGCTGCTCACCCACCGTGCTGCCACGCCGGATGCGTCGGTGCGTTTGATCGCGGGGAACTCCGCCGACGTGACCGACCTCGTCCGTTCCGGCGCTGCCGACGTCGGGTTCACGGAGACTCCTGCTGCGCCGATTGGCCTCTCATCGTTGGTGGTCGATGAGGACGAACTCGTGGTCGTCGTCGCCCCGCACCATCCTTGGGCAAGCGCTTCGGCCATCACCTCGGATGACCTCGCGGAGACACCCCTGCTGCTCCGTGAGGAAGGGTCCGGCACCCGCTCCACGGTCGAAGCGTGGCTCGACGACGCGGGTCTGACCCTGGTCCCGCCGGCTGCAGTGCTGGAAACGACTGGCATCATCCGCGCCAACGCTCGAGCGGGCATCGCGCCCGCGGTGATGAGTCTCCGCACCGTCGACACTGACCTCGAAGACGGTGCCCTCGTCCGGGCGCTACTGCTCGGCCCGCCACTGATCCGGCCGCTGCGAGCGATCTG
- a CDS encoding TDT family transporter has translation MSAHLAHAPAASEHGVRDRRLFRELERPGLIVSNLTPNWFASIMGTGIVAVAAASLPLQFPGLRTAATVVWAIAAVLLVALTIATVLHWVRYRSTAAKHHLNPVISHFYGAPPMAFLTVGAGTILLGKDWIGLPAAVTVDWVLWTIGTIGGLLTAVLVPYLAFTRHENTPESAFGGWLMPIVPPMVSASTGALLLPYAPAGQARETLLWSCYGFFGLSLITSLVVITLIWNRLAQHKVGAAGMVPTLWIVLGPVGQSITAVNLLASNAPAVVDASTAHALLVVALVYGFAMLGFALLWTVIALAITIRTAREHLLFSLTWWSFTFPVGTCVTGLNGLALHSGLTVVAVLAVVYYVGLVAAWITVAVRTFHGSVIRGTLLAPPQPA, from the coding sequence ATGTCCGCTCACCTCGCCCACGCACCCGCAGCCTCTGAGCACGGTGTGCGCGACCGGCGGCTGTTCCGGGAGCTGGAGCGGCCCGGCCTGATCGTGTCGAACCTGACCCCGAACTGGTTCGCGTCGATCATGGGGACCGGGATCGTCGCCGTCGCGGCCGCGTCGTTACCGCTGCAGTTCCCCGGTCTGCGCACGGCGGCGACGGTCGTCTGGGCGATCGCGGCGGTCCTGCTCGTCGCCCTCACCATCGCGACGGTCCTGCACTGGGTCCGCTACCGGAGCACCGCAGCGAAGCACCACCTCAACCCGGTGATTTCCCACTTCTACGGCGCACCGCCCATGGCGTTCCTCACCGTCGGCGCCGGCACGATCCTCCTCGGCAAGGACTGGATCGGCCTCCCCGCCGCCGTCACCGTCGACTGGGTCCTCTGGACCATCGGCACCATCGGCGGCCTGCTCACCGCGGTCCTGGTGCCGTACCTGGCGTTCACCCGCCACGAGAACACGCCCGAATCCGCGTTCGGCGGCTGGCTGATGCCGATCGTCCCGCCGATGGTGTCCGCCTCGACCGGTGCGCTCCTCCTGCCGTATGCCCCCGCCGGGCAGGCACGGGAGACCCTGCTGTGGTCCTGCTACGGCTTCTTCGGCCTCAGCCTCATCACGTCCCTGGTCGTCATTACGCTGATCTGGAACCGTCTCGCGCAACACAAGGTCGGTGCCGCCGGTATGGTGCCGACCCTGTGGATCGTCCTCGGACCGGTCGGACAGTCCATCACCGCGGTAAACCTCCTCGCATCGAACGCCCCCGCCGTCGTCGACGCGTCGACCGCCCACGCACTGCTGGTCGTGGCGCTGGTGTACGGGTTCGCGATGCTCGGCTTCGCGCTGCTGTGGACCGTCATCGCCCTCGCCATCACCATCCGCACCGCCCGCGAACACCTGCTGTTCAGCCTGACCTGGTGGTCATTCACGTTCCCCGTCGGCACCTGCGTCACCGGCCTGAACGGCCTGGCCCTGCACTCCGGACTCACCGTCGTCGCCGTCCTCGCAGTCGTCTACTACGTGGGCCTCGTCGCCGCGTGGATCACCGTTGCCGTCCGCACCTTCCACGGCTCCGTCATCCGCGGCACACTCCTCGCACCACCACAGCCGGCATGA
- a CDS encoding uracil-DNA glycosylase family protein: MSTPDELADEVADVRSLNALAEAWRTAPDGSRRFVPNFDPRSGGTSSRVLVLMQSPGPQTIAAAHTAICSEDNPGPTAAAFRAARIESGLARNDYLRWNLIPWEILGRVRPVDIDEGRHALETLLKVLPVLDAIVTYGTAALNGVMRHLTLDEHPRLVPVIAAPHPSPANGRHRAEQQRRSVQALRLAALTHRL; the protein is encoded by the coding sequence ATGAGCACCCCCGACGAACTCGCGGACGAGGTCGCGGACGTTCGATCCCTGAACGCCCTCGCCGAGGCATGGCGCACCGCACCCGACGGTTCACGGCGGTTCGTCCCGAACTTCGACCCGAGATCCGGCGGCACATCCAGCCGCGTCCTGGTCCTCATGCAGTCGCCCGGCCCCCAGACGATCGCCGCAGCGCACACGGCGATCTGCAGCGAGGACAACCCGGGCCCGACCGCGGCCGCGTTCCGCGCAGCCCGCATCGAGTCCGGACTCGCACGCAACGACTACCTCCGCTGGAACCTCATCCCGTGGGAGATTCTCGGCCGCGTCCGACCTGTGGACATCGACGAGGGGCGACACGCCCTCGAAACTCTGCTCAAGGTGCTCCCCGTGCTCGATGCCATCGTCACGTACGGTACCGCCGCCCTCAACGGAGTCATGCGGCACCTCACCCTGGACGAGCACCCCCGACTCGTACCCGTCATCGCGGCACCACACCCCTCTCCGGCCAACGGCCGCCATCGCGCGGAACAACAACGACGTTCCGTCCAAGCGCTCCGGCTCGCGGCGCTGACTCACCGGCTGTAG
- a CDS encoding recombinase family protein, with protein sequence MGHLLGYARVSTTDQDASLQIDALGAAGCYRVFVDTMSGSLQHRPELDKLLDQLRPGDTLVVWRLDRLGRSIRHLIDQLHALAERGIGFRSLQETIDTTSPGGRLVFHVFAALAEFERDLIKERTNAGLAAARARGRTGGRPSRLSADQVRTARRLYEQQDMTVAQIGDVLGVSRTTIYRTLAKHAEPVARRRAKPSPTM encoded by the coding sequence ATGGGTCACCTCCTCGGGTACGCGCGCGTGTCCACCACCGACCAGGACGCGTCGCTACAGATCGACGCGCTGGGCGCCGCCGGCTGCTACCGCGTGTTCGTCGACACCATGTCCGGGTCGCTGCAACACCGGCCCGAGCTCGACAAGCTCCTCGACCAGCTCCGCCCCGGCGACACTCTCGTCGTCTGGCGACTCGACCGGCTCGGTCGATCCATCCGGCACCTCATCGACCAGCTGCACGCACTCGCCGAACGCGGCATCGGGTTCCGGTCGCTGCAGGAGACCATTGACACCACCTCACCCGGTGGCCGGCTTGTGTTCCACGTCTTCGCTGCGCTGGCGGAGTTCGAACGGGACCTCATCAAGGAACGCACCAACGCCGGCCTCGCCGCCGCCCGAGCCCGCGGCAGAACCGGCGGCCGACCATCTCGGCTCTCCGCGGACCAGGTGCGCACCGCACGCCGGCTCTACGAACAGCAGGACATGACCGTCGCGCAGATCGGCGATGTCCTCGGCGTCAGCCGCACCACCATCTACCGGACGCTCGCGAAGCACGCCGAACCCGTCGCCCGCCGACGCGCAAAGCCCTCACCGACGATGTAG
- a CDS encoding Mu transposase C-terminal domain-containing protein — translation MDASERWRILRLHVEDAIPLATLARSTGVTERTLQRWLARYRTGGYAALADDARADHGVRRTAPELVRLVEGLALTKPRPSIATIHRQVGVHCAERGLPSPSYSAVRSIVNGLDPGMVTLALEGPASYRDKHELLLRRRADRPNAIWQADHTMLDLLIVGPNGKPARPWLTVILDDYSRAICGYMVFLGAPSAANTALALRQAIWHKPEPDWPVCGIPDVLYTDHGSDFTSHRLGDTAAVLHLRIIHSQVARPQGRGKIERFFGTINTELLPTLPGHFAAGSSAPTPALDLGGVDSAISTFIRSYNARTHRELRTSPLHAWIADGWLPRLPESLEQLDGFLLTVPTTRVVQRDGIHFEGLRYTAATLAPFVGSTVSVRYDPRDVTEIRVFHRDVFLCTAISTEHQTETISLKQIQAARNAHRRALRGQIHERIAIVNPKLDDTTTPAAVETDRPRLKTYEEDRS, via the coding sequence ATGGACGCGAGCGAGCGGTGGCGAATCCTTCGACTGCACGTCGAGGACGCAATCCCGCTTGCCACTCTGGCCCGCAGCACGGGCGTCACCGAGCGCACCCTGCAACGCTGGCTCGCCCGCTACCGGACAGGCGGATACGCCGCCCTCGCCGACGACGCTCGCGCCGACCATGGCGTCCGACGCACAGCACCGGAACTCGTCCGCCTGGTCGAAGGGCTTGCGCTCACCAAGCCGCGGCCGTCGATCGCCACCATTCACCGTCAGGTTGGCGTCCACTGCGCTGAACGGGGACTGCCGTCGCCGTCGTACTCCGCCGTGCGGTCGATCGTGAACGGGCTCGATCCCGGAATGGTGACGCTCGCACTCGAGGGGCCAGCGTCATACCGTGACAAACACGAGCTGCTGCTCCGACGTCGCGCGGACCGCCCGAACGCGATCTGGCAGGCGGACCACACGATGCTTGACCTGCTCATCGTCGGGCCCAACGGCAAGCCCGCACGGCCGTGGTTGACGGTGATCCTCGACGACTACTCCCGCGCGATCTGCGGGTACATGGTGTTCCTCGGTGCCCCGTCAGCGGCGAACACCGCGCTCGCGCTGCGCCAAGCGATCTGGCACAAGCCGGAACCGGACTGGCCCGTCTGCGGGATCCCGGACGTGCTCTACACGGACCACGGGTCCGACTTCACCAGCCATCGTCTCGGCGACACCGCCGCTGTGCTGCACCTCCGCATCATCCACTCGCAGGTCGCCCGGCCCCAGGGGCGCGGGAAGATCGAGCGGTTCTTCGGCACGATCAACACCGAACTGCTCCCAACGCTCCCCGGCCATTTCGCAGCCGGATCCTCGGCGCCGACGCCGGCGCTGGATCTCGGCGGCGTCGACAGTGCCATCAGCACGTTCATCCGCAGCTACAACGCCCGCACCCACCGCGAGCTCCGGACGAGCCCACTGCACGCGTGGATTGCAGACGGGTGGCTGCCACGGCTCCCGGAGTCCCTTGAACAGCTCGACGGGTTCCTGCTCACCGTCCCCACGACGCGGGTCGTGCAGCGCGATGGCATCCACTTCGAGGGCCTCCGCTACACCGCGGCCACTCTCGCGCCGTTCGTCGGTAGCACCGTGAGTGTCCGGTACGACCCACGCGACGTCACCGAGATCCGCGTCTTCCACCGCGACGTGTTCCTCTGCACCGCGATCAGCACCGAGCACCAGACCGAGACGATCAGCCTCAAGCAGATCCAAGCCGCCAGGAACGCTCACCGCCGGGCTTTACGCGGGCAGATCCACGAACGCATCGCGATCGTCAATCCCAAACTCGACGACACCACCACACCGGCAGCCGTCGAGACGGATCGGCCGCGACTGAAGACCTACGAGGAGGACCGGTCATGA
- a CDS encoding AAA family ATPase: MTSQFIVTKEHRRFAEFADAVRKQNTIGVCFGPAGVGKTLSARRYAHWDSIGPFIARWAARSEDDTKIYAAAHRARTVFYTPEVSATMRALQEDLRHDMIRTERCIEEHLVLHGGHVDHAHGPNPSLLELIIIDESERLTGNAIEWLRDQYDRTGIAMILIGMPGIEKQFTHYPQLYSRLGFAHQYRPLGHDELLFVLERQWRKLGKTLDPDDFTDAQAIAAVERITRGNFRLLERLLPQIQRVLKINELDVITNDVVEAARSTLVIGTT, from the coding sequence ATGACGAGCCAGTTCATCGTCACCAAGGAGCACCGCCGGTTCGCAGAGTTTGCCGACGCGGTCCGGAAGCAGAACACCATCGGCGTCTGCTTCGGGCCCGCCGGCGTCGGCAAGACCCTCTCAGCGCGCCGCTACGCGCACTGGGACAGCATCGGCCCGTTCATCGCCAGGTGGGCCGCACGCAGTGAAGACGACACCAAGATCTATGCCGCGGCCCACCGCGCCCGGACCGTCTTCTACACGCCCGAGGTCTCCGCGACGATGCGCGCCCTGCAAGAGGACCTCCGGCACGACATGATCCGCACCGAACGCTGCATCGAGGAACACCTCGTCCTCCACGGCGGCCACGTCGACCACGCGCACGGCCCCAACCCGTCACTGCTCGAGCTGATCATCATCGATGAGTCCGAACGCCTCACCGGCAACGCCATCGAGTGGCTCCGCGACCAGTACGACCGAACAGGCATCGCGATGATCCTGATCGGCATGCCCGGCATCGAGAAGCAGTTCACTCACTACCCACAGCTCTACAGCCGACTCGGGTTCGCCCACCAGTACCGCCCCCTCGGCCACGACGAGCTGCTGTTCGTCCTCGAACGTCAATGGCGCAAGCTCGGCAAGACCCTCGACCCCGACGACTTCACTGACGCGCAAGCCATCGCCGCCGTCGAACGCATCACCCGCGGCAACTTCCGTCTCCTCGAACGTCTCCTCCCACAGATTCAACGTGTCCTGAAGATCAACGAGCTCGACGTCATCACCAACGACGTCGTCGAAGCCGCCCGCAGCACCCTCGTCATCGGCACCACCTAA
- a CDS encoding TetR family transcriptional regulator has translation MAKTTEQLLDDAIAVLRRGGVVTIDSVASEAGMSKAGVVHHFSSKEALMVGVVNRVMDLWEGQLAATIGEVTDPVERLRAYVDFEVLSDFDGGDLALLADVKLRDTLAAQWRERLRPWFGEDAPGDAGQKAALQSARLIADGAWTDQALGLLSMTGEQRALVRGIAQRLIDEGVQK, from the coding sequence ATGGCAAAGACGACCGAGCAGCTGCTCGATGATGCGATCGCCGTGCTGCGGCGCGGTGGCGTGGTGACGATCGATTCCGTCGCCTCCGAAGCAGGCATGAGTAAGGCGGGGGTGGTGCATCACTTCTCCTCGAAGGAGGCGCTGATGGTCGGCGTCGTCAATCGGGTGATGGACCTCTGGGAGGGACAGCTCGCCGCGACGATCGGGGAGGTCACCGATCCGGTCGAGCGGCTGCGCGCGTATGTGGACTTCGAGGTGCTCTCCGATTTCGACGGGGGCGATCTCGCGCTGCTCGCGGATGTGAAGCTGCGCGACACTCTCGCCGCCCAGTGGCGGGAGCGCCTGCGGCCCTGGTTCGGGGAGGACGCACCCGGCGACGCTGGCCAGAAAGCCGCGTTGCAGTCGGCGCGTCTGATCGCTGACGGCGCCTGGACCGACCAGGCGCTCGGACTTCTGAGCATGACCGGTGAGCAGCGTGCACTCGTGCGCGGCATCGCCCAACGACTGATCGATGAAGGAGTACAGAAATGA
- a CDS encoding SMR family transporter codes for MKWVFLAGAIALEVTGSLSLKAAVDAPGFFALVAVGYIGAFTLLAGALKQGMPLGVGYGIWGAAGVALTAILSAVIFGEPLTALMTLGIAVVIGGVLCVELGSQAATKKREGTV; via the coding sequence ATGAAGTGGGTGTTCCTCGCCGGGGCGATCGCGCTCGAGGTGACAGGCTCCCTGTCACTGAAAGCTGCCGTCGACGCCCCCGGATTCTTCGCGCTCGTCGCGGTCGGCTACATCGGAGCGTTCACGCTCCTGGCCGGCGCGCTCAAGCAGGGCATGCCCCTCGGCGTCGGGTACGGCATCTGGGGAGCCGCCGGAGTGGCCCTGACCGCGATCCTCTCCGCAGTCATCTTCGGAGAGCCGCTGACCGCGCTGATGACCCTCGGCATCGCCGTCGTCATCGGCGGGGTCCTGTGCGTCGAGCTCGGCTCGCAGGCCGCGACGAAGAAGCGTGAAGGGACCGTCTGA
- a CDS encoding SMR family transporter, protein MAYLFLIIAIIFEVAGALSLRMATSGSKKKGLWLLAVLGGYGIAFFGITMALVEGLALGVAYGIWAASGVALTAVLSRILFKEPLTKVMAAGIGLIIVGVLMIELGAAH, encoded by the coding sequence ATGGCCTACCTGTTCCTCATCATCGCGATCATCTTCGAGGTCGCCGGCGCCCTCTCGCTGCGCATGGCGACCTCCGGCTCCAAGAAGAAGGGCCTGTGGCTGCTCGCCGTCCTCGGCGGCTACGGCATCGCGTTCTTCGGCATCACCATGGCCCTCGTGGAGGGCCTGGCCCTCGGAGTCGCCTACGGCATCTGGGCCGCGTCCGGTGTCGCGCTCACCGCGGTCCTCAGCCGCATCCTCTTCAAGGAACCGCTGACCAAGGTGATGGCGGCCGGTATCGGCCTGATCATCGTCGGGGTGCTCATGATCGAGCTCGGAGCCGCGCACTGA
- a CDS encoding metal-dependent transcriptional regulator codes for MSLDEITPVAQDYLKAIWSATEWGDAPLSTNSLAARMGTTAPNVTETVKRLAAQGLVEYQPYKPVTLTGKGREHAIAMVRRHRLLESFLAATLGYSWDEVHAEAERLEHAASDELIERIDQMLGRPTRDPHGDPIPTPEGQRAQPAHAVRLDVAEPGFYRVLRISDADPQRLVRFQQAGLVPGTVVEVTEAGHSRLRVVAVGPVELIETDAAAIWLVPSATRG; via the coding sequence ATGAGCCTTGACGAGATCACTCCGGTGGCCCAGGACTACCTCAAGGCAATCTGGTCTGCCACGGAGTGGGGAGACGCGCCGCTGAGCACGAATAGCCTGGCCGCACGAATGGGCACCACCGCGCCCAACGTCACCGAGACGGTCAAGCGCCTGGCAGCTCAGGGCCTGGTCGAGTACCAGCCCTACAAGCCCGTGACCCTCACCGGGAAGGGACGCGAGCACGCGATCGCGATGGTGCGCCGACACCGGCTGCTGGAAAGCTTCCTCGCCGCGACCCTGGGCTACTCCTGGGACGAAGTCCACGCGGAAGCCGAACGACTCGAGCACGCCGCCTCCGACGAGCTGATCGAGCGGATCGACCAGATGCTGGGCCGCCCCACGCGCGATCCCCACGGCGACCCCATTCCCACTCCCGAAGGGCAGCGGGCACAGCCAGCCCACGCGGTCCGCCTGGACGTGGCCGAGCCGGGGTTCTACCGGGTCCTACGCATCTCCGACGCCGACCCGCAGCGTCTGGTCCGCTTCCAGCAGGCCGGACTCGTTCCCGGCACTGTCGTCGAGGTGACCGAGGCGGGCCACTCCCGACTGCGCGTGGTCGCAGTCGGGCCCGTGGAACTCATCGAGACGGATGCGGCTGCCATCTGGCTGGTGCCGAGCGCGACTCGAGGATGA
- a CDS encoding Nramp family divalent metal transporter, with translation MAVGSDRPSRQGVRLLGPAFVAAVAYVDPGNVAANLTAGAQYGYLLVWVLVAANLMAMLVQYLSAKLGLVTGRSLPELLGHRMPRGRRLAYWVQAEIVAAATDLAEVIGGAIALHILFGIPLLAGGVIVGVVSMILLGVQSRRGQRPFEFVVVGLLAVITLGFVSGLFYGPISWGEAVAGMAPRFEGTQTVLLAAGMLGATVMPHAIYVHSALARDRHQGAHTNPATLGGLLRATRWDVGLSLLVAGSVNIAMLLLAAANLSGVSGTDSIEGAHAAITAALGPTVGVLFGVGLLASGLASTAVGSYAGSEIMGGLLHWRIPQMVRRVLTLIPALLVIASGVDPTWALVLSQVLLSVGIPFAMIPLVRLTGARAVMGRHVNSAPLQTAAWVVVALIVALNAVLLWLTLTGQE, from the coding sequence ATGGCCGTCGGATCGGATCGGCCAAGTCGTCAGGGAGTGCGGCTGTTGGGACCAGCCTTCGTGGCGGCGGTGGCCTATGTGGACCCCGGCAATGTCGCGGCGAACCTGACGGCCGGGGCCCAGTACGGATATCTGCTGGTCTGGGTGCTGGTCGCAGCGAACCTGATGGCCATGCTTGTGCAGTACCTCTCAGCGAAGCTCGGGCTCGTCACCGGCCGCTCGCTGCCCGAGCTGCTGGGACACCGGATGCCGCGCGGGCGGCGTCTGGCGTACTGGGTGCAGGCGGAGATCGTGGCCGCCGCCACGGATCTGGCCGAGGTGATCGGAGGGGCCATCGCTCTGCACATCCTCTTCGGCATCCCCCTGCTGGCCGGCGGGGTGATCGTCGGGGTGGTCTCGATGATCCTGCTGGGTGTGCAGTCCCGGCGCGGGCAGCGGCCCTTCGAGTTCGTCGTCGTGGGCCTGCTGGCCGTGATCACCCTCGGGTTCGTCTCGGGGCTGTTCTACGGGCCCATCTCCTGGGGTGAGGCCGTGGCGGGCATGGCCCCCCGGTTCGAGGGAACCCAGACCGTGCTCTTGGCGGCCGGCATGTTGGGGGCCACAGTGATGCCCCACGCGATCTATGTGCACTCAGCTCTGGCGCGCGACCGCCACCAGGGAGCCCACACCAATCCGGCCACGCTTGGCGGGCTGCTGCGGGCCACCCGGTGGGATGTGGGACTGTCCCTTCTGGTGGCAGGGTCGGTGAACATCGCGATGCTGTTGCTGGCGGCGGCCAACCTCTCCGGGGTCTCCGGGACGGACAGCATCGAAGGTGCCCATGCGGCGATTACGGCCGCGCTGGGCCCCACGGTGGGTGTCCTTTTCGGCGTCGGCCTGCTGGCCTCCGGGCTGGCCTCCACCGCGGTGGGCTCCTATGCGGGGTCGGAGATCATGGGCGGGCTGCTGCACTGGCGCATCCCTCAGATGGTGCGACGGGTGCTCACGCTGATCCCCGCGCTGTTGGTCATCGCCTCCGGGGTGGATCCCACCTGGGCGCTCGTCCTCTCCCAGGTGCTGCTCAGTGTCGGCATCCCCTTCGCCATGATCCCCCTAGTCCGCCTGACCGGCGCCCGGGCCGTGATGGGCCGACACGTGAACTCCGCGCCCCTGCAGACGGCGGCATGGGTGGTCGTGGCTCTGATCGTGGCCCTGAACGCCGTGCTGCTGTGGCTGACGTTGACCGGGCAGGAGTGA
- a CDS encoding Lsr2 family protein: protein MAIISTVADDFDGSTPAEAVRFSVAGRDYEIDLSKEHRAELDAIMAEFQDRLKKFTDVARPAGRAASTGRTPARRSSGSGVDASTVRLWAVENGFDVKDRGRIPVEVMDAYRNRGKKG, encoded by the coding sequence ATGGCGATCATCTCCACCGTGGCCGATGACTTCGACGGCTCGACCCCTGCTGAGGCGGTGCGTTTCTCCGTGGCGGGGCGTGATTACGAGATCGACCTGTCCAAGGAGCACCGGGCCGAGCTGGACGCGATCATGGCCGAGTTCCAGGACCGGCTGAAGAAGTTCACCGACGTCGCCCGGCCGGCCGGCCGCGCCGCGTCCACCGGGCGGACCCCGGCTCGCCGTTCCTCGGGTTCCGGCGTGGATGCCTCTACCGTGCGGCTGTGGGCCGTGGAGAACGGGTTCGACGTCAAGGACCGCGGACGCATCCCGGTCGAGGTCATGGACGCCTACCGCAACCGCGGCAAGAAGGGTTGA
- a CDS encoding phage holin family protein has translation MSTAHETHGPAPAAGSTTTGHIAGAHTPAPTQAEARAEHESLGEMFTSFSAKLSTLVSQEIALAKAEATDSAKKAGKGAGMLAGAAVAGFFVLMFLSMALMYGLGALMPLGWAALIVAVLWGIAAAVLASMGKKHLDKIKGLPQTQQTLQEIPETLNPAKETR, from the coding sequence ATGAGCACGGCCCACGAGACGCACGGACCCGCTCCCGCGGCCGGCAGCACCACCACGGGACACATCGCCGGGGCCCACACCCCCGCGCCGACGCAGGCGGAGGCCCGCGCCGAGCACGAGTCGCTCGGCGAGATGTTCACCTCGTTCTCCGCGAAGCTCTCCACGCTGGTGAGCCAGGAGATCGCGCTGGCCAAGGCCGAGGCCACCGACTCGGCCAAGAAGGCGGGCAAGGGCGCCGGAATGCTGGCGGGCGCTGCCGTCGCCGGCTTCTTCGTGCTGATGTTCCTCTCGATGGCCCTGATGTACGGGCTCGGCGCGCTCATGCCCCTCGGCTGGGCGGCGCTGATCGTGGCCGTCCTGTGGGGCATCGCCGCCGCTGTGCTGGCCTCCATGGGCAAGAAGCACCTCGACAAGATCAAGGGTCTTCCCCAGACCCAGCAGACGCTTCAGGAGATCCCCGAGACCCTGAACCCCGCGAAGGAGACGCGATGA
- a CDS encoding DUF3618 domain-containing protein, with product MTTSNNPDEIRAEIERTRYELGQDVDALAEKVSPTKAVSRQTERVKHGVKDGLQSVKENIMGTPDHHTSPSATDRARYAAADARGTAHDVADQARGTAHDVADQARDWADDAQHAVRQAPAQVRGRTAGNPLAAGLIAFGAGMLVSALIPASEVEQRAAERVKDHAAPLVDQAKHVAQEMGEDLKPLAQDAAQSVKDAAADAADHVKAEGADKAQGLKAETADAAQQVKGTAKNA from the coding sequence ATGACCACGAGCAACAACCCCGATGAGATCCGCGCCGAGATCGAGCGCACCCGCTACGAGCTGGGCCAGGACGTCGACGCGCTGGCCGAGAAGGTCAGCCCCACCAAGGCCGTGAGCCGCCAGACCGAGCGCGTGAAGCACGGCGTGAAGGACGGCCTGCAGTCCGTCAAGGAGAACATCATGGGCACGCCCGACCACCACACCTCCCCGTCCGCCACGGACCGAGCCCGCTACGCGGCCGCGGACGCGCGCGGCACCGCCCATGACGTGGCCGACCAGGCTCGTGGCACTGCCCACGACGTGGCGGATCAGGCCCGTGACTGGGCAGACGACGCCCAGCACGCCGTCCGCCAGGCTCCGGCCCAGGTGCGCGGCCGCACCGCCGGCAACCCCCTCGCCGCCGGCCTGATCGCCTTCGGCGCCGGCATGCTGGTCAGCGCGCTCATCCCGGCCTCCGAGGTCGAGCAGCGCGCCGCCGAGCGCGTGAAGGACCATGCCGCCCCGCTGGTGGACCAGGCCAAGCACGTCGCGCAGGAGATGGGCGAGGACCTCAAGCCCCTGGCCCAGGACGCCGCGCAGTCCGTCAAGGATGCCGCCGCCGACGCCGCCGACCACGTGAAGGCCGAGGGCGCCGACAAGGCCCAGGGCCTGAAGGCGGAGACCGCCGACGCTGCCCAGCAGGTCAAGGGGACCGCCAAGAACGCCTGA